From the genome of Amycolatopsis sp. NBC_01488, one region includes:
- a CDS encoding SGNH/GDSL hydrolase family protein has product MRITRLLVAVVSAATLLATTAAAASAEPRFHHYVALGDSYTSGPFIPVQRLDPLGCGRSTANYPSVVSNALHAGEFTDVSCAGADTGSMTHPQAVPFNGTNAPQLGALRIDTDLVTLGIGGNDFDVFGRLTATCPGLRAADPTGNPCEDHFTSNGVDTVKTAMANIEPRVEAVLAGIHQRSPGARVLVVGYPRIAPEKGYCPDILPFADGDYAWLNRVESDLNQALEDAAANGAAEFVDTFGPSRGHDACARGGSAWINGKDQNIFEAAAYHPLKAGMAGVAAVVLKSLR; this is encoded by the coding sequence ATGCGCATCACCCGGCTGCTCGTCGCCGTCGTCTCGGCAGCCACTCTGCTCGCCACCACCGCGGCCGCCGCTTCGGCGGAGCCGCGGTTCCACCACTACGTCGCCCTCGGCGACTCCTACACCTCCGGGCCCTTCATCCCGGTCCAGCGGCTCGACCCGCTCGGCTGCGGCCGGTCGACGGCGAACTACCCGTCCGTGGTGTCGAACGCGCTGCACGCCGGCGAGTTCACCGACGTCAGCTGCGCCGGCGCCGACACCGGCTCGATGACCCATCCCCAGGCGGTGCCCTTCAACGGCACCAACGCCCCGCAGCTGGGCGCCCTGCGCATCGACACCGACCTGGTCACCCTCGGGATCGGCGGCAACGACTTCGACGTCTTCGGCCGCTTGACCGCGACCTGCCCGGGCCTGCGTGCGGCCGACCCGACCGGCAACCCGTGCGAAGACCACTTCACGAGCAACGGCGTCGACACGGTGAAGACGGCGATGGCGAACATCGAGCCGCGCGTCGAGGCCGTGCTGGCCGGGATCCACCAGCGGTCTCCAGGGGCGCGCGTGCTCGTCGTCGGCTACCCGCGGATCGCGCCGGAGAAGGGCTACTGCCCCGACATCCTGCCGTTCGCCGACGGCGACTACGCGTGGCTGAACCGCGTGGAGAGCGATCTCAACCAGGCGCTGGAGGACGCGGCCGCGAACGGCGCCGCGGAGTTCGTGGACACGTTCGGCCCGTCGCGCGGCCACGACGCGTGCGCGCGCGGCGGTTCGGCGTGGATCAACGGCAAGGACCAGAACATCTTCGAGGCGGCCGCGTACCACCCGCTCAAGGCGGGGATGGCGGGCGTGGCCGCCGTCGTGCTCAAGTCCCTGCGCTGA
- a CDS encoding class I SAM-dependent methyltransferase, which produces MPFNHNDHYHPLLLDQLPPGPGIALDVGCGTGRFARRLAATGMAVEAVDVSAAMVEAAAGLGSPGPGEIVYRQADVTTDALPEAHYDFISCLASLHHMPFGTVTKLRRALVPGGVLVVLGLARPSTPADWAKAVAAVPVNALARLVVYAGERLNGGPEDGPKAPVVDDYPTLAELRRETARLLPGSTVKPLLFWRTLITYREHGDGDPTGG; this is translated from the coding sequence ATGCCGTTCAACCACAACGACCACTACCACCCGCTGCTGCTGGACCAGCTCCCGCCCGGTCCGGGCATCGCGCTGGACGTCGGGTGCGGCACCGGCCGGTTCGCGCGGCGGCTGGCCGCGACCGGCATGGCGGTGGAGGCGGTCGACGTCTCGGCCGCGATGGTCGAGGCGGCGGCGGGGCTCGGTTCGCCGGGGCCGGGCGAGATCGTCTACCGGCAGGCCGACGTCACCACCGACGCGCTGCCCGAAGCCCACTACGACTTCATCTCGTGCCTGGCGTCGCTGCACCACATGCCGTTCGGGACGGTCACCAAGCTCCGCCGCGCACTGGTGCCGGGCGGGGTGCTCGTGGTGCTCGGCCTGGCCCGGCCGAGCACGCCCGCGGACTGGGCCAAGGCGGTCGCGGCCGTCCCGGTCAACGCGCTGGCGCGACTGGTCGTCTACGCCGGCGAGCGGCTGAACGGCGGCCCGGAGGACGGCCCGAAGGCCCCGGTCGTCGACGACTACCCGACGCTGGCCGAGCTGCGGCGCGAGACGGCGCGGCTGCTGCCCGGGAGCACGGTCAAGCCGTTGCTGTTCTGGCGCACCCTGATCACTTACCGTGAGCACGGCGACGGTGACCCGACTGGCGGGTGA
- the folC gene encoding bifunctional tetrahydrofolate synthase/dihydrofolate synthase, translating to MPQDETGREPDLSDLDSFAGVDELGTSGYEESDDHDPELDVRDTAFEAGGGARGGIGGVGQLGDNLATGPVPDLTVPEDTELHELDDQGEPEVYGSPDGPEARRELMAVEAELNQRWPETKIEPSLTRISALTQLLGEPNRGYPVLHVAGTNGKGSTARMIDALLTRMGLRVGRYTSPHLQLVTERIALDGVPISAARYAELWHDIAPYVSMVDGAAADGVAMSKFEILTGMAFAAFADAPVEAAVLEAGLGGAWDATNVADADVAVITPIGIDHVEYLGPDILGAAREKAGIIKPGSVAVIGEQDPEVLKVLLERAVEVDAAVARAGSEFGVLEKEVAVGGQLLKLQGLGGVYDEIFLPLHGAHQAANAALALAAVEAFFGAGKDRQLVVEAVREAFAEVETPGRLERVRSAPTVLLDAAHNPHGARALAATVAEEFAFRRLVAVVGVMAEKDAHGILDALEPVVSDIVVTRNSSPRSMPLDELNELAISVFGEDRVVAETDLETAIETAIALVETNDDPEEPLAGGGVLVTGSVVTAGEARTLFGKEPA from the coding sequence GTGCCGCAGGATGAGACAGGTCGGGAGCCGGACCTGTCGGATCTGGACAGCTTCGCGGGCGTCGACGAACTGGGGACGTCGGGCTACGAGGAGTCCGACGACCACGACCCGGAGCTGGACGTCCGCGACACCGCGTTCGAGGCGGGCGGCGGCGCGCGCGGCGGTATCGGCGGCGTCGGCCAGCTGGGCGACAACCTCGCCACCGGCCCGGTGCCCGACCTGACCGTGCCCGAGGACACCGAGCTGCACGAGCTCGACGACCAGGGCGAACCCGAGGTGTACGGCAGCCCGGACGGCCCCGAGGCGCGCCGCGAGCTGATGGCCGTCGAGGCCGAGCTGAACCAGCGCTGGCCCGAGACGAAGATCGAGCCGTCGCTGACCCGGATCTCCGCGCTGACGCAGCTGCTGGGCGAGCCGAACCGCGGCTACCCGGTGCTGCACGTCGCCGGCACCAACGGCAAGGGCTCCACGGCCCGGATGATCGACGCGCTGCTGACCCGGATGGGCCTGCGCGTCGGCCGCTACACGAGCCCGCACCTGCAGCTGGTCACCGAGCGGATCGCGCTCGACGGCGTGCCGATCTCCGCCGCGCGCTACGCCGAGCTGTGGCACGACATCGCGCCCTATGTGTCCATGGTGGACGGTGCCGCCGCGGACGGCGTCGCGATGAGCAAGTTCGAGATCCTCACCGGGATGGCGTTCGCCGCGTTCGCCGACGCGCCGGTCGAGGCGGCGGTGCTCGAAGCGGGCCTGGGCGGCGCCTGGGACGCCACGAACGTCGCGGACGCCGACGTCGCGGTCATCACCCCGATCGGCATCGACCACGTCGAGTACCTCGGCCCGGACATCCTGGGCGCGGCGCGCGAAAAGGCGGGCATCATCAAGCCCGGCTCGGTCGCGGTCATCGGCGAGCAGGACCCCGAGGTGCTGAAGGTGCTGCTCGAACGCGCCGTCGAGGTCGACGCCGCGGTCGCGCGCGCGGGCAGCGAGTTCGGCGTGCTCGAGAAGGAGGTCGCCGTCGGCGGGCAGCTGCTGAAGCTGCAGGGCCTCGGCGGTGTGTACGACGAGATCTTCCTGCCCCTGCACGGCGCCCACCAGGCTGCGAACGCCGCGCTCGCGCTGGCCGCGGTCGAGGCGTTCTTCGGTGCGGGCAAGGACCGGCAGCTGGTCGTCGAGGCCGTCCGCGAGGCGTTCGCCGAGGTCGAGACGCCGGGACGGCTGGAGCGGGTCCGCTCGGCGCCCACGGTCCTGCTCGACGCGGCGCACAACCCGCACGGCGCCCGCGCGCTGGCGGCGACCGTCGCCGAGGAGTTCGCCTTCCGCCGCCTGGTCGCGGTGGTCGGCGTGATGGCCGAAAAGGACGCGCACGGCATCCTCGATGCGCTGGAGCCGGTCGTGTCCGACATCGTCGTGACACGCAACTCGTCGCCGCGCTCGATGCCGCTCGACGAGCTGAACGAGCTGGCCATCTCGGTGTTCGGTGAGGATCGGGTGGTCGCCGAGACCGACCTGGAGACGGCGATCGAGACGGCGATCGCCCTGGTGGAGACCAACGACGACCCCGAAGAGCCGCTCGCGGGCGGCGGCGTGCTCGTCACCGGCTCGGTGGTCACCGCGGGCGAAGCACGCACGCTGTTCGGGAAGGAGCCGGCGTGA
- a CDS encoding DUF4233 domain-containing protein — translation MKGFRGVMSGTLIMEAITVALALPVVNKLGGGFGTGTGWTVLAVALVLVVLCGFVKKPWAVPVILALQVVLIALVFWLPAISVLGVVFLAIWLWLLWLRKDVARRMAAGTLASQQPPR, via the coding sequence ATGAAGGGCTTCCGCGGCGTGATGTCGGGAACGCTGATCATGGAGGCGATCACGGTCGCCCTCGCGCTGCCGGTGGTGAACAAGCTCGGCGGCGGGTTCGGCACGGGCACCGGCTGGACGGTGCTGGCGGTCGCGCTGGTGCTGGTCGTGCTGTGCGGGTTCGTCAAGAAGCCGTGGGCGGTGCCGGTCATCCTGGCACTGCAGGTGGTGCTGATCGCCCTGGTGTTCTGGCTGCCGGCGATCTCCGTGCTGGGCGTGGTGTTCCTGGCGATCTGGCTGTGGCTGCTGTGGCTGCGCAAGGACGTCGCCCGCCGCATGGCGGCCGGCACCCTCGCGAGCCAGCAACCCCCGCGCTGA
- a CDS encoding penicillin acylase family protein: protein MRPFGKSLAVLTAALTITTLGTGIAQAGEDGGKAVLRYTEHGIPHIVAKDFAGLGYGYGFAAATDNVCELANIYLTVSAQRSKYLGPDGGGYPSLSEAGSNLHSDLFFQRINDSGVVDKLVAQPAPQGPRPEVRQLVSGYVKGFNAYLARTGRSGISDPACRGAAWVRPITEQDFYRHFYAIAITAGQGVVTESLFTAPPAGATPAPGTAGQLSDKVRAALGGSGLGSNGIAIGADSTAAGQGSVLLGNPHYPWQGGRRFWQSQLTIPGRFDVAGGSLLGMPFVQIGHTADAAWTHTVSTPVTFGFFEVPLKAGDPTTYLVDGKPEKMTSRDVTVQVRQAEGSLKPAHQTFWSTRYGSVIGDFQGIPLPWTTKSAYAVRDANATNLRGLNTWFELDQAHSTGDVVRALSDTQGVPWVNTIATDRAGNALYADIQVVPHVTDELAKTCSTPLGQATFEQVGLAILDGSKSSCQWGADPGALEPGIFAPSRLPQQQRRDYELNTNDSAWLANAKAPITGYPHIVGDLGTERSPRTREALLTAEKGEFTTDSMKKMLFADHSLFADLTAADLAKLCASFPGGQAPSSSGPVPVGDACTTLASWDHTYTLDTRGSLLFERFASRLGGVARFTVPFDPKAPLTTPNTLNVANPDVRTAFGDALADLRAAGLPADARLRDGQAVTRTGDRIPIHGSQGFLGVLNVMTPQWDPARGNIEVVHGSSYIQVVGFRGRACPDSSTLLTYSQSANPNSPYFSDQTKLYSRSEWVQERFCEADILRSPALRVVVLR from the coding sequence ATGAGACCATTCGGGAAAAGCCTGGCGGTTCTGACAGCGGCACTCACCATCACCACACTGGGGACCGGCATCGCGCAAGCGGGCGAAGACGGCGGGAAGGCCGTCCTGCGCTACACCGAGCACGGCATCCCGCACATCGTCGCGAAGGACTTCGCCGGGCTCGGCTACGGGTACGGCTTCGCGGCGGCGACCGACAACGTCTGCGAGCTCGCGAACATCTACCTCACGGTGAGCGCGCAGCGGTCGAAGTACCTCGGCCCGGACGGCGGCGGCTACCCGTCGCTGTCCGAAGCCGGCAGCAACCTGCACAGCGACCTGTTCTTCCAGCGAATCAACGACTCGGGCGTCGTCGACAAGCTGGTCGCGCAGCCCGCGCCGCAAGGGCCGCGGCCCGAAGTCCGCCAGCTCGTTTCGGGCTACGTCAAGGGGTTCAACGCCTATCTCGCCCGCACCGGCCGGTCCGGGATCTCCGACCCGGCCTGCCGCGGCGCCGCGTGGGTCCGGCCGATCACCGAGCAGGACTTCTACCGGCACTTCTACGCCATCGCGATCACCGCCGGCCAGGGCGTGGTGACCGAAAGCCTGTTCACCGCGCCGCCGGCCGGCGCAACACCGGCGCCGGGCACGGCCGGGCAGCTCTCGGACAAGGTCCGGGCGGCGCTCGGCGGGAGCGGGCTGGGCAGCAACGGCATCGCGATCGGCGCGGACTCGACCGCGGCGGGCCAGGGCAGCGTCCTGCTCGGCAACCCGCACTACCCGTGGCAGGGCGGACGGCGGTTCTGGCAGAGCCAGCTCACCATCCCCGGCCGGTTCGACGTCGCCGGCGGGAGCCTGCTCGGGATGCCGTTCGTCCAGATCGGGCACACCGCCGACGCGGCCTGGACGCACACGGTGTCCACGCCCGTCACGTTCGGCTTCTTCGAGGTGCCCCTGAAGGCGGGCGACCCGACGACGTACCTCGTCGACGGCAAGCCGGAGAAGATGACGTCCCGGGACGTCACCGTCCAGGTGCGCCAGGCCGAGGGCTCGCTGAAGCCGGCCCACCAGACGTTCTGGTCGACGCGGTACGGCTCGGTGATCGGCGACTTCCAGGGCATTCCGCTGCCGTGGACGACGAAGTCGGCGTACGCGGTGCGCGACGCCAACGCGACGAACCTGCGCGGCCTGAACACGTGGTTCGAGCTGGACCAGGCGCACAGCACGGGTGACGTCGTCCGCGCGCTGAGCGACACCCAGGGCGTACCGTGGGTCAACACCATCGCCACCGACCGCGCGGGCAACGCGCTCTACGCGGACATCCAGGTCGTCCCGCACGTCACCGACGAGCTGGCGAAGACGTGCAGCACTCCCTTGGGGCAGGCGACGTTCGAGCAGGTCGGACTGGCCATTTTGGACGGTTCGAAGTCGTCGTGCCAGTGGGGTGCCGACCCCGGCGCGCTCGAACCGGGCATCTTCGCGCCGTCGCGGCTGCCGCAGCAGCAACGCCGGGACTACGAGCTGAACACGAACGACAGCGCCTGGCTGGCCAACGCGAAAGCACCGATCACCGGCTACCCGCACATCGTCGGCGACCTCGGCACCGAGCGTTCGCCGCGCACGCGGGAAGCCTTGCTCACCGCCGAAAAGGGCGAGTTCACGACGGACTCGATGAAGAAGATGCTCTTCGCCGACCACAGCCTGTTCGCCGACCTCACGGCGGCGGACCTGGCGAAGCTGTGCGCGTCGTTCCCGGGCGGGCAGGCGCCGTCGTCGTCCGGCCCGGTCCCGGTCGGCGACGCGTGCACCACGCTGGCGAGCTGGGATCACACGTACACGCTCGACACCCGCGGCTCGCTGCTGTTCGAGCGGTTCGCGAGCCGGCTCGGCGGGGTGGCCCGGTTCACCGTGCCGTTCGACCCGAAGGCGCCGCTGACCACGCCGAACACGCTCAACGTGGCGAATCCGGACGTGCGGACGGCGTTCGGGGACGCGCTGGCGGACCTGCGCGCGGCGGGCCTCCCGGCGGACGCGCGGCTGCGTGACGGCCAGGCGGTCACCCGCACCGGCGACCGGATCCCGATCCACGGCAGCCAGGGCTTCCTGGGCGTGCTCAACGTCATGACGCCGCAGTGGGATCCGGCGCGCGGGAACATCGAGGTCGTGCACGGGTCCAGCTACATCCAGGTGGTCGGCTTCCGCGGGCGCGCGTGCCCGGACTCCTCGACGTTGCTGACGTACTCGCAGTCGGCGAACCCGAACTCGCCGTACTTCAGCGACCAGACGAAGCTCTACAGCCGGAGCGAGTGGGTGCAGGAACGCTTCTGCGAAGCCGACATCCTGCGCTCCCCCGCGCTACGGGTCGTTGTGCTCCGCTAG
- the ndk gene encoding nucleoside-diphosphate kinase, which produces MTERTLVLVKPDGVARGLVGEVVSRIERKGLKLAALELRTVPQALAEEHYAEHKERAFFGDLLEFITSGPLVALAVEGPRAIAAFRQLAGGTDPVEKATPGTIRGDFALETQYNLVHGSDSPESAERELKLWFPDL; this is translated from the coding sequence GTGACTGAACGCACGCTGGTCCTCGTCAAGCCTGATGGCGTCGCGCGCGGCCTCGTCGGCGAGGTCGTCTCTCGGATCGAGCGCAAGGGCCTGAAGCTCGCCGCCCTCGAACTGCGGACCGTTCCGCAGGCACTGGCCGAGGAGCACTACGCCGAGCACAAGGAGCGTGCGTTCTTCGGCGACCTGCTGGAGTTCATCACCTCGGGCCCGCTGGTCGCGCTCGCCGTCGAAGGCCCGCGCGCCATCGCGGCGTTCCGCCAGCTGGCCGGCGGCACCGACCCGGTCGAGAAGGCCACCCCGGGCACCATCCGCGGCGACTTCGCGCTGGAGACCCAGTACAACCTGGTCCACGGCTCGGACTCGCCGGAGTCGGCCGAGCGCGAGCTGAAGCTCTGGTTCCCCGACCTGTGA
- a CDS encoding maleylpyruvate isomerase family mycothiol-dependent enzyme produces MTTMPFPARDYLPVLRELTGAFAEVLRSADPAAPVPDCAGWTLADLGTHLGNVHRWATSVVITGEAQRQSFEDGPGADLASWYAESAHGLLAALDAANPGDRCWHFGGTEKTKAFWYRRQVHETAVHLADSGSAHVLDPAVAADGVDEVLSTLLPRVTRWHAVPRLPGPVSLRATDTGDVWTVHPGEPPALGPAADGATVEAPARDLLLRLWKRTGPDPRVEGAAAAALLEAPLTP; encoded by the coding sequence ATGACGACGATGCCGTTCCCGGCCCGCGACTACCTCCCCGTGCTGCGGGAGCTGACCGGCGCGTTCGCCGAGGTCCTGCGCAGCGCCGACCCGGCCGCTCCGGTGCCCGACTGCGCCGGGTGGACGCTGGCCGATCTCGGCACGCACCTCGGGAACGTCCACCGCTGGGCCACCTCCGTCGTCATCACCGGCGAAGCGCAGCGGCAGAGCTTCGAGGACGGCCCTGGTGCCGACCTGGCGTCCTGGTACGCCGAAAGCGCGCACGGGCTCTTGGCCGCCCTGGACGCCGCGAACCCCGGCGACCGCTGCTGGCACTTCGGCGGCACCGAGAAGACCAAGGCGTTCTGGTACCGCCGCCAGGTCCACGAAACCGCCGTCCACCTCGCCGACTCGGGCAGCGCTCACGTGCTCGACCCGGCCGTGGCCGCGGACGGCGTCGACGAGGTCCTGTCCACTCTCCTGCCGCGCGTGACCCGCTGGCACGCCGTGCCCCGGCTGCCCGGCCCGGTTTCCCTGCGGGCCACCGACACCGGCGACGTCTGGACCGTCCACCCCGGCGAGCCGCCCGCGCTGGGCCCCGCCGCCGACGGCGCGACCGTCGAAGCCCCGGCCCGCGATCTCCTGCTGCGGCTGTGGAAGCGCACCGGTCCGGACCCCCGCGTCGAGGGCGCCGCCGCGGCCGCGCTGCTCGAAGCACCCCTGACCCCTTGA
- a CDS encoding phosphodiester glycosidase family protein has protein sequence MKKSPIALPLVALFATAFVVPAHADPLRAPLGTPPVEAAPAASSAHEGPAAFAAANPDDGLVTGSATTEVAPGLDLTQFDRFDPAGWIRGDTLAVDLGSKVLKPTYLSPGTVSARTPLSQQVARTGAVAGVNGDFFDISATGAPIGVGIDHGQLQTAPAAGHNYTAAITDEGKARLASIFLEASVTLPRGTVRATNFNSPVLDEDAIGVYTPLWGASARKTSVAGAQRVVEVELRDGVVTQVRNAPADGPIAAGTTLLLAREAGADALASLKPGDPVGVTYAPRSDAGKIAVAVGGNEVLLHDGVVQAVDDVAMAPRTAVGFSADGTRMWLATVDGRQADSRGMTELELARHMKSLGADDALNLDGGGSSTLLARNEGEAAPSVRNAPSDGGERLVPNGIGFATAPGSGKLTAFAPAPAVATTDANRVLTGLTRHLVADGHDETGAAVAADPHWRTSDPRRATVTRGVVTGHGAGGVDVVARSGRASGKTTLSVLGKPVRLGTSTEQVALSGAGAKSTFKVYGYDADGYGTWLEPDDVKLDYDHSVVRIEPSGDGYQVTALTASGASAITAAAAGLTTHLAASVGTVPRIASPLDGPAGWTATVFPAVVGAALSAAPGRDGGQGLALDYRLTGTTATRAAYVTPSSPLPVPSGTQKIGLWVNGDGKGAWLRAELRDAANVASIVDLSLSVDWTGWRYVTAAVPAGLPDGQRLARFYAVENVPDQQYEGRLVFDDLTFEVAPTTSVPADPAPHDPALVTDGTLTGGLRVAVVSDAQFTADDPAGPLVAQARRALREAVAAKPDLVLINGDFVDRGTAPDFVLARQVITEELDGKVPWYYVPGNHEAEAGNGLANFQAVFGVTHQVVDVHGIRLVLLDSSRGSLRAGGFDQVRMLRSALDSAASDRSIRGVVVAMHHPVKDPSPTGNSQLGDRKEATLLTQWLTGFEQASGKPAASVASHAGVFSLSRVDGVPYLVNGNSGKAPAAAPGDGGFVGWTLLRVDPADRAQPVRFETRPNVDSLSVSGPSSLARGERAVVRASLRQGTRDVPVSYPVSADWTVGRGVVAFDPASGVLTALRPGVARLSVTVNGVTQSLVVTVGG, from the coding sequence GTGAAGAAGTCACCCATCGCGCTGCCGCTCGTCGCCTTGTTCGCGACGGCGTTCGTCGTTCCCGCCCACGCCGATCCGCTCCGCGCGCCGCTCGGCACGCCGCCGGTCGAGGCCGCGCCCGCCGCGTCGTCGGCTCACGAAGGCCCGGCGGCCTTCGCCGCCGCGAACCCCGACGACGGCCTCGTCACCGGGAGCGCGACCACGGAGGTCGCGCCCGGCCTGGACCTCACCCAGTTCGACCGGTTCGACCCGGCCGGGTGGATCCGCGGCGACACGCTCGCCGTCGACCTGGGCAGCAAGGTCCTGAAGCCGACGTACCTGAGCCCCGGCACGGTGTCCGCGCGCACGCCGCTTTCGCAGCAGGTCGCGCGCACCGGCGCGGTCGCTGGTGTCAACGGCGACTTCTTCGACATCTCCGCGACCGGCGCGCCGATCGGCGTCGGCATCGACCACGGGCAGCTGCAGACCGCGCCCGCGGCCGGCCACAACTACACGGCCGCGATCACCGACGAGGGCAAGGCCCGGCTGGCTTCGATCTTCCTCGAAGCGAGCGTGACGCTGCCCCGCGGCACGGTGCGGGCCACGAACTTCAACAGCCCGGTCCTCGACGAGGACGCGATCGGCGTCTACACGCCGTTGTGGGGCGCTTCCGCCCGCAAGACCTCGGTCGCCGGCGCCCAGCGGGTCGTCGAGGTGGAGCTGCGCGACGGCGTCGTCACGCAGGTCCGCAACGCGCCCGCGGACGGCCCCATCGCGGCGGGGACGACGCTGCTGCTGGCCCGCGAAGCCGGGGCGGACGCGCTCGCGTCGCTGAAGCCGGGCGACCCGGTGGGCGTCACATACGCGCCGCGGTCGGACGCCGGCAAGATCGCGGTCGCCGTGGGCGGCAACGAAGTCCTGCTCCACGACGGCGTCGTGCAAGCGGTCGACGACGTCGCCATGGCACCGCGCACCGCGGTCGGCTTCTCCGCCGACGGCACGCGGATGTGGCTGGCCACAGTGGACGGCCGGCAGGCCGACAGCCGCGGGATGACCGAGCTGGAACTGGCGCGGCACATGAAGAGCCTCGGCGCCGACGACGCGCTCAACCTCGACGGCGGCGGTTCGTCGACGCTCCTCGCGCGCAACGAAGGCGAAGCCGCGCCGAGCGTCCGCAACGCGCCGTCCGACGGCGGGGAACGCCTGGTGCCCAACGGAATCGGCTTCGCGACCGCGCCGGGCAGCGGCAAGCTCACGGCGTTCGCGCCGGCGCCCGCCGTCGCGACCACGGACGCGAACCGCGTGCTGACCGGCCTCACCCGGCACCTGGTCGCCGACGGCCACGACGAGACCGGCGCCGCGGTCGCCGCCGACCCGCACTGGCGCACCTCGGACCCGCGGCGGGCCACGGTGACGCGCGGGGTGGTGACCGGACACGGCGCGGGCGGCGTCGACGTCGTCGCGCGCTCCGGCCGCGCGTCCGGCAAGACCACGCTTTCGGTGCTGGGCAAGCCGGTCCGGCTCGGCACGAGCACCGAGCAGGTCGCGTTGTCCGGTGCCGGCGCCAAGAGCACGTTCAAGGTCTACGGCTACGACGCGGACGGCTACGGCACCTGGCTGGAGCCCGACGACGTCAAGCTCGACTACGACCACTCCGTGGTGCGGATCGAGCCGTCGGGCGACGGGTACCAGGTGACCGCGCTGACCGCGTCCGGCGCTTCGGCGATCACCGCGGCGGCGGCGGGCCTCACCACGCACCTGGCCGCGTCAGTGGGGACCGTGCCGCGGATCGCGTCGCCACTGGACGGGCCGGCGGGCTGGACGGCGACGGTGTTCCCGGCGGTCGTCGGCGCCGCGCTGTCCGCGGCGCCCGGTCGCGACGGCGGCCAGGGTCTCGCCCTGGACTACCGGCTCACCGGCACGACCGCGACGCGCGCCGCGTACGTGACGCCGTCCTCGCCACTGCCCGTGCCGTCCGGCACGCAGAAGATCGGGCTGTGGGTGAACGGCGACGGCAAGGGCGCGTGGCTGCGGGCGGAGCTGCGCGACGCGGCGAACGTCGCGTCCATTGTGGACCTTTCGCTGAGCGTCGACTGGACGGGCTGGCGGTACGTCACCGCCGCGGTCCCGGCCGGACTGCCGGACGGCCAGCGGCTGGCGCGTTTCTACGCCGTCGAGAACGTGCCGGACCAGCAGTACGAAGGCCGGCTGGTGTTCGACGACCTGACTTTCGAGGTGGCGCCGACGACGTCGGTCCCGGCCGACCCGGCGCCGCACGACCCGGCGCTGGTCACCGACGGCACGCTCACCGGCGGCCTCCGCGTCGCGGTCGTCAGCGACGCGCAGTTCACCGCGGACGACCCGGCCGGACCGCTGGTCGCCCAGGCCCGGCGGGCGCTGCGCGAAGCGGTCGCGGCGAAGCCGGACCTGGTGCTGATCAACGGCGACTTCGTCGACCGCGGCACGGCACCCGACTTCGTGCTGGCGCGGCAGGTGATCACCGAGGAGCTCGACGGCAAGGTGCCCTGGTACTACGTGCCGGGCAACCACGAGGCCGAAGCCGGCAACGGCCTCGCCAACTTCCAGGCCGTCTTCGGCGTGACGCACCAGGTCGTCGACGTGCACGGCATCCGGCTGGTGCTGCTGGATTCCTCCCGCGGTTCGCTGCGGGCGGGCGGGTTCGACCAGGTCCGGATGCTGCGCTCGGCACTCGACTCCGCCGCTTCCGACCGGTCGATCCGCGGGGTCGTCGTCGCCATGCACCACCCGGTCAAGGACCCGAGCCCGACCGGGAACTCCCAGCTCGGCGACCGGAAGGAAGCCACGCTGCTGACCCAGTGGCTCACCGGGTTCGAGCAGGCGTCCGGCAAACCGGCCGCTTCGGTGGCTTCGCATGCCGGCGTGTTCTCGCTGTCGCGCGTGGACGGCGTGCCGTACCTGGTCAACGGCAACTCCGGCAAGGCGCCCGCGGCCGCGCCCGGCGACGGCGGGTTCGTCGGCTGGACGCTGCTGCGCGTCGACCCGGCCGACCGCGCCCAGCCGGTGCGGTTCGAGACGCGGCCGAACGTGGACTCGCTCTCCGTGTCGGGGCCGTCCTCGCTGGCTCGTGGGGAGCGCGCGGTCGTCCGCGCTTCGTTGAGGCAGGGGACGCGCGACGTGCCGGTGTCGTACCCGGTGAGCGCCGACTGGACGGTCGGCCGGGGTGTCGTCGCGTTCGATCCCGCTTCGGGTGTCCTGACGGCGCTGCGGCCGGGTGTCGCGCGGCTTTCGGTGACGGTCAACGGGGTGACGCAGTCGCTGGTCGTGACGGTCGGCGGCTAA